In a genomic window of Lepisosteus oculatus isolate fLepOcu1 chromosome 5, fLepOcu1.hap2, whole genome shotgun sequence:
- the klhdc8a gene encoding kelch domain-containing protein 8A, producing the protein MAVAAAHEFHWLSLAPLPTGRVYHSLAEVGGQLFVVGGCDETGQPISALELYSPEVDQWVGLPPMPTPRAGAAVAVLGKQLLVLGGVGIDQRPLKSVELYNTEEGRWRKRSALREAAMGISLTVKDGRVFAVGGMGRDLFPRSVLQQYDLRKDMWVSLSPMPTPRYDAAVHLLGTKIYVAGGRQCKRSVKAFEVYDTESRSWAVLPSMPCKRAYSGLVWDREGQLYSLGGLRQGGVHQRPKFTKNVNIFDSQQGVWQKSEETVSLKTKRADFVSAFLQGRVIVAGGLGNQPSMLDSVEAYHPGKRKWEYLPPMTSPRCSASCIVIQDRLLVVGGVNQSPSPAHEVLYVKLGESL; encoded by the exons ATGGCTGTGGCGGCCGCCCACGAGTTCCACTGGCTCAGCCTGGCCCCTTTGCCCACTGGCCGAGTGTATCATTCCTTAGCAGAGGTGGGGGGGCAGCTGTTCGTGGTGGGGGGCTGCGATGAGACGGGCCAGCCCATCAGCGCCTTGGAGCTGTACTCCCCCGAAGTGGACCAGTGGGTCGGTCTGCCCCCGATGCCCACCCCCCGGGCCGGCGCTGCTGTAGCTGTCCTCGGGAAGCAGCTGCTGGTGTTGGGCGGGGTGGGTATAGACCAGCGCCCCCTTAAGTCTGTGGAGCTGTACAACACAGAGGAGGGCCGGTGGAGGAAACGGAGCGCCCTGAGAGAAGCAGCCATGGGTATCTCTCTGACTGTGAaag ATGGCAGGGTGTTTGCAGTAGGAGGGATGGGGAGGGATCTGTTCCCCCGGAGTGTCCTCCAGCAGTACGACCTGCGCAAGGACATGTGGGTATCGCTGTCCCCCATGCCTACCCCGCGATATGATGCAGCCGTCCACCTCCTGGGTACCAAGATCTATGTGGCAG GTGGCAGGCAGTGTAAGCGGTCTGTCAAGGCCTTTGAGGTGTATGACACCGAGAGCCGCTCTTGGGCTGTCCTTCCCAGCATGCCCTGCAAGCGAGCATACTCAGGCCTGGTGTGGGACAGAGAGGGGCAGCTGTATAGCCTGGGGGGGCTGCGGCAGGGGGGCGTCCACCAGCGGCCCAAATTCACCAAGAACGTCAACATCTTCGACAGTCAGCAAG GTGTTTGGCAGAAGTCTGAGGAAACTGTGTCCTTGAAGACGAAGCGAGCAGATTTTGTGTCTGCATTCCTGCAGGGGAGAGTGATTGTGGCTGGAGGACTGG GTAACCAGCCCTCCATGTTGGATTCTGTGGAGGCCTATCACCCAGGAAAGAGGAAGTGGGAGTATCTGCCCCCTATGACCTCACCCCGCTGCTCCGCCTCCTGTATTGTCATCCAGGACCGCCTCCTAGTGGTGGGAGGAGTCAACCAGAGCCCAAGCCCTGCCCATGAGGTCCTGTATGTGAAGCTGGGGGAGTCGCTGTAG